The following proteins are encoded in a genomic region of Oncorhynchus masou masou isolate Uvic2021 chromosome 32, UVic_Omas_1.1, whole genome shotgun sequence:
- the LOC135526361 gene encoding serine protease 23-like, with translation MTMYPHLNSGLAHLSILVLLLSLLLPLSLPSRAPPHQHPVHLPSLVPHAPLPLSRSRFSSQTQLDFTTHCNASCYHKGEQESRREHLTEQLAFETLYADGSRTLTTVDVADEDNYEGTISPAIQPPLTRGHRVTSRHRRQKRQIYGADGRFNIRGDHFLLDYPFSTAVRISTGCTGVLVSRLHVLTAAHCVHDGKDYVKGARKLRVGFLTPPYINGTKPSQTPTKKPLVRWVRVKRTRVPKGWIQGPQEVSMDFDYALLELRWPHRRPFMRLSVAPSSDDLAGKRIHFSGFDSDRPGELVYRFCPVEDESNDLIYQHCDARPGASGSGVYGRVWDTALERWERKVIGIFSGHQWLEIDGENRDYNVAVRFTPLKFAQICYWVHGNRVDCSQD, from the coding sequence ATGACCATGTATCCACATCTAAACTCTGGCCTggctcatctctccatcttagtcctgctcctctcactcctcctccccctctctctgccatctcGAGCCCCCCCTCACCAACACCCCGTCCACCTCCCCTCACTGGTGCCCCATGCACCCCTGCCCCTCTCCCGCTCTCGCTTCAGTTCCCAGACTCAACTGGACTTCACCACTCACTGCAATGCCAGCTGTTACCACaaaggagagcaagagagcagGCGAGAGCACCTGACTGAGCAGCTGGCATTCGAGACGCTCTATGCAGACGGTTCTCGTACCCTCACCACTGTGGATGTGGCGGATGAGGATAATTATGAGGGCACCATCAGTCCTGCCATTCAACCTCCACTAACAAGAGGACATAGAGTTACCAGTAGGCACAGGCGTCAGAAAAGACAGATCTACGGGGCTGATGGGCGCTTCAACATACGCGGTGACCACTTCCTGTTGGACTACCCATTCTCCACAGCTGTGAGGATCTCCACCGGCTGCACTGGGGTCCTAGTGTCTCGACTCCATGTCCTGACCGCCGCCCACTGTGTGCATGATGGGAAGGACTATGTCAAGGGAGCCCGTAAACTGAGGGTAGGCTTCCTGACTCCTCCGTACATCAACGGCACCAAGCCCAGCCAGACCCCCACCAAGAAGCCCCTGGTGCGCTGGGTCCGGGTCAAACGCACCCGTGTCCCAAAGGGCTGGATCCAGGGCCCCCAAGAGGTCAGCATGGACTTTGACTACGCCCTCTTGGAGCTGCGCTGGCCTCACCGCCGGCCCTTCATGCGTCTGTCTGTGGCTCCCTCCTCTGACGACCTGGCAGGGAAACGCATCCACTTCTCTGGGTTTGACAGTGACAGGCCTGGGGAGCTGGTCTACCGCTTCTGTCCTGTGGAGGACGAGTCTAACGACCTGATCTACCAGCACTGTGATGCCCGGCCGGGGGCCAGCGGCTCGGGGGTGTACGGCCGCGTGTGGGACACGGCTCTGGAACGCTGGGAGAGGAAAGTCATCGGCATTTTCTCTGGACACCAGTGGCTGGAGATTGATGGGGAGAACCGTGACTACAACGTGGCTGTGAGATTCACCCCGCTGAAGTTTGCCCAGATCTGTTACTGGGTGCATGGGAACCGAGTGGACTGTAGTCAGGactga